CTCGCCAGAACGCCGGACATGCTCACCCTCTACCTGCGCAAGGACGACTACGAGGTCGTCTACCGCTTCATCGACGAGCACATCGACGAACTCTGGACCGGGCTGCCCTATGGCGACGACGAGATGCAGGCCTTCTTCTGCAGCGTCAAGACGGCGATGCTCCTCCTGAACTGGTCGGAGGAGGTGACCGAGGCGATGATCTGCGAGCGCTTCAACGTCGGCCCCGGCGACATCCACAACAAGGTCGAGACGGCGGTCTGGCTGATCCACGCCGCCTCCCGCCTGGCCTCCCTCTTCAAACGGCCGTTCGCGCAACCGATCGCCGACCTGGAGATCAGGGTGAAGCACGGGATCAAAAAGGAGCTCCTCCCGCTCATCAAACTCCGCGGCATCGGCCGGGTCCGCGCTCGCCGCCTCTTCAACGCCGGCCTGACCACACCCGAAGAGATCAGGGCCGCCGGTATCGGGGCGCTCGTCCCCGTGCTCGGGGAGCGGACGGCCGCCTCGGTCCTCGCCCAGGTCCAGGGAAAGGGCGGCGGGAAGACCGCACCGGCGGAGAAGGACGAGGCCCCGCGGAGCCGCCAGGCGTTTCTCAGCGCCTTTTGCGGCGACGAGGAGTGAGAGGGGTCTTCAGGGAGCCCGCCGCCCCCTGCCAAAAAGCATAAATACACCTACCCGGAGCTGGTGTGCAGGAGGCCGGGAGAGGGATCCAGGCGGCACCTTTTTCTGACGAGGGATGGGAGGAGAGAGACCGAACCAGGAGGCGAAAAAATTTGTATTCGACGTCAGCTGGACGTTTTCCGGCCAGATCGCCGCCCTCGGTCTCGGTTTTCTCCTCACGGTGATCCTGGGCCGCTGGCTCGGCGTCGCCGAGTACGGGCTCTACGCCCTCGCCCTCATCCTCACCACGCTCGTCTCAATGGTCGCCTGCCTGGGCATCCCCGAGGCGATGGTCAGGTATGTCGCCGGTTCCGGCGGCGACCGGGAAGCTGTGAACGCATTTGTCACGGCCGGGCTGATCAACGGCGCCGCACTCGGGGTTTTGTTTGCGGTCGCCCTCTTCGTCTCCTCGGATCTCCTGGCCGCCCTCTTCTCGATGCCGGGTCTTGCCGGCGTGATCAGGATCATCTCCCTTTCGGTCCCGCTCTTCGTCGTCAACAACACCCTGCTCGGCGTCCTCAACGGCATGCGCGAGATGAAGGCTTACTCCCTCCGCTCTCTCCTCAGGTCCCTGCTCCTGGTCGGCATGAACGTCCTCTTCCTCAGTGCGGGATGGGGCGTGAACGGGGCCGCCCTCTCGGTGGTGGTCGCCGAGGCCGGGATCCTCCTCCTGATGGCCTCGGTCGCCGCCGGGCGCCTGGAGGTGAGCACCCGGGACTACGGTGCGGTCAGCAGGCGCCTGCTGGCGTTCGGGGCCCAGGTCTTCCTGGCCAGCATCCTCTACTCGGTGATGACCTACACCGACACCCTGATGGTGGGCTATTATCTCGACGACGCCGACGTCGGCGTCTA
Above is a window of Methanofollis tationis DNA encoding:
- a CDS encoding flippase — translated: MGGERPNQEAKKFVFDVSWTFSGQIAALGLGFLLTVILGRWLGVAEYGLYALALILTTLVSMVACLGIPEAMVRYVAGSGGDREAVNAFVTAGLINGAALGVLFAVALFVSSDLLAALFSMPGLAGVIRIISLSVPLFVVNNTLLGVLNGMREMKAYSLRSLLRSLLLVGMNVLFLSAGWGVNGAALSVVVAEAGILLLMASVAAGRLEVSTRDYGAVSRRLLAFGAQVFLASILYSVMTYTDTLMVGYYLDDADVGVYAMAIALSRSILLALPMAVSAVTFPAIAEYKSLGRTDAIETLMNRTVKYTLMILSVAGVLMICLAGEVIPVLIGPAFLPAVPPLTVLALGMIAFGPMAAIGAAVTAMDRPDISSKINLAVTGTNIAANAALIPVFGVMGAAIGTAGSFVLLGGMLIVILRRVFGVGIDLAPYRQVLPAVLVLLGAFFLLRALVHPVPLTALLVGLYCCFLYTAVLTGEERGTLRRVGALVAARVPGH